AGCCCGGTGTCGTCTTCCAGGGCGGCCCGGTGTCCCTGGACTCGGCGCTCGGCGTGGCCGTCATCCCCGGTGACGCGAACGGCGAGAGCGCCCCGCTGGGCTGGCGCCGCGTGCACGGCGCGATCGGGCTTGTGGACCTTGAGGCACCGCCGGAGCTGCTCGCCTCGGCCGTCGGCTCCCTGAGAATCTTCGCCGGGTACGCCGGCTGGGGCCCCGGCCAGCTGGAGGACGAGCTGGTGGAGGGCGCCTGGTACGTGGTGGAGTCCGAGCCGGGTGACGTGTCCTCGCCGTCCCCGGAGGGACTGTGGCGCTCGGTGCTGCGCCGCCAGCGCAACGAGCTCGCGATGGTGGCCACGTACCCGGACGACCCGTCGCTCAACTGATGCATGTGAGCTTCAGTACTCTTGGCGGTATGAGCACTCTCGAGCCCGAGCGCGGGACTGGTACGGGGACCCTCGTCGAGCCCACGCCGCAGACTTCCCACGGCGACGGCGACCACGAGCGCTTCGCCCACTACGTCCAGAAGGACAAGATCATGGCGAGCGCCCTCGACGGGACCCCCGTCGTGGCGCTGTGCGGCAAGGTCTGGGTGCCCGGCCGCGACCCGAAGAAGTACCCCGTGTGCCCCATGTGCAAGGAGATCTACGAGTCCATGGGCGCTGGCGGTGGCGACGACAAGGGCAAGGGCGGCGACAAGAAGTAGCCCTCCCTCCCGCCTGAGGTCCACGAAGGCCCCCGGGGCGCGTTTCGGCGCGCCCCGGGGGCCTTCGCGTGTCACGAAGTGGTTGAGACCTCTTGTGGACATGTTCACGCAGTCCCTAGGCTCCGTTGCGTTGTGCAGAGCGAAACCGTCATTGCATATGTTGCAACGCACGCCCGGAGGACCGCTCCATGAAGCTCGCCCCCAGACTCGCCGTACTGCTCACCGCCCTGGCCGTCACGGCCTGCGCCCCCCAGACCTCCGACAACTCCTCCTCCGACAAGGACGAGAAGACCGGCACCCTGCGGGTCTGGCTGTTCCAGGAGGTCGGCAACAAGCCG
The DNA window shown above is from Streptomyces chartreusis and carries:
- a CDS encoding YqgE/AlgH family protein, encoding MTEVSSLTGRLLVATPALADPNFDRAVVLLLDHDEEGSLGVVLNRPTPVDVGDILEGWADLAGEPGVVFQGGPVSLDSALGVAVIPGDANGESAPLGWRRVHGAIGLVDLEAPPELLASAVGSLRIFAGYAGWGPGQLEDELVEGAWYVVESEPGDVSSPSPEGLWRSVLRRQRNELAMVATYPDDPSLN
- a CDS encoding DUF3039 domain-containing protein, coding for MSTLEPERGTGTGTLVEPTPQTSHGDGDHERFAHYVQKDKIMASALDGTPVVALCGKVWVPGRDPKKYPVCPMCKEIYESMGAGGGDDKGKGGDKK